A genomic segment from Paralichthys olivaceus isolate ysfri-2021 chromosome 22, ASM2471397v2, whole genome shotgun sequence encodes:
- the zgc:92664 gene encoding chromatin complexes subunit BAP18 — MTSASTKVGEIFSAAGAAFTKLGELTMQLHPVADSSPASGLTKSTVKRKLYEDGALPTSSDGPKRVIKKAIVTVSMATQGSPAIISVPTAQVVVPSGVLGPPSNQAPLKKQKTADVTLSALNDSDVNSDLVDIEGLGEASNSKKLNNFDQDNLNLDSSLIMNPSDLPLLSR; from the exons ATGACTTCAGCCTCCACTAAA GTTGGGGAGATCTTCTCTGCAGCTGGGGCTGCTTTCACTAAACTAGGAGAGCTCACCATGCAGCTTCACCCAGTGGCAGACTCCAGTCCTGCAAG CGGTCTGACAAAGAGCACAGTGAAGAGGAAGCTGTATGAAGACGGAGCTCTTCCCACTTCCTCTGATGGGCCCAAGAGGGTCATCAAAAAAGCCATAGTtactgtttccatggcaacacagGGCTCCCCAGCCATCATCTCTGTGCCAACAGCTCAGGTTGTTGTACCATCAGGAGTACTGGGTCCTCCCTCCAACCAGGCCCCCCTCAAGAAACAAAAGACTGCAG acgtTACCCTCAGTGCTCTGAATGACTCAGATGTCAACAGTGATCTTGTTGACATTGAGGGACTGGGTGAGGCGTCCAACTCCAAAAAACTCAACAACTTTGATCAAG ATAACCTCAACCTGGACTCCAGCCTCATCATGAATCCAAGTGatcttcctctgctctcccGTTGA
- the LOC109637604 gene encoding P2Y purinoceptor 3 — MKINLFIRMSSRGGVPPNISDSVLHGILSSSSPSSSPSTAPPSPSCSIDESYKYIFLPICYSFTFIFSISLNSVVLYRSFRQTKRWNASLIYMVNLASTDFMYGLSLPFLVASYIMRDRWIFGDFMCRLVRFLFYFNLYCSIFFLTCISVHRYLGICHPMKVITLETKKAVKYTCVLVWIVVFALTCPIFRFAQTGHVTRLGGSGTNAGITEEQNHEILSINGNASHDNLGSVTEEYQNCWDDAIDKEFPDYIPYGIILHLLGFFLPFSIIAWCYSHVVLTIFRTLHSRPSSHRGQREGGHERVERRGRTNLAIVGRERRGSNELSRTVGRDGGVSIFLGAHSPYANRRRKSIKTIITITLLFALCFLPFHVTKTIFLLLKVTKKVPCHTMTMVSMCYKITRPLASFNAWLNALLYFLTKDNGGAHCCQTVNSNAQQHGGLLLPLKMMRKGENAEDREMEDVMDNKENKAFNSPSYVNRAKVTYIVE, encoded by the coding sequence atgaaaatcaatttATTCATCAGAATGTCATCCAGAGGTGGTGTTCCTCCCAACATTAGTGACTCAGTACTCCATGGCATTCTGAgttcctcctcaccctcttcttctccctccaccgcccctccttctccatcttGCAGCATAGATGAGTCCTACAAGTACATTTTCCTCCCCATCTGTTACTCTTTCACGTTCATATTCAGCATTTCCCTTAACTCTGTTGTCCTCTACCGTTCATTCCGCCAGACCAAGCGCTGGAATGCCTCTCTAATCTACATGGTCAACCTAGCCTCTACAGACTTCATGTACGGCCTGTCACTGCCATTCCTTGTGGCAAGTTACATCATGCGTGACCGTTGGATCTTTGGGGACTTCATGTGCCGCCTTGTCCGTTTTCTCTTCTATTTTAACCTCTACTGCTCCATCTTCTTCCTCACTTGCATCTCTGTCCACAGGTACCTTGGTATCTGCCACCCAATGAAGGTGATCACACTGGAGACTAAGAAGGCTGTCAAGTACACTTGTGTTCTGGTCTGGATTGTAGTTTTTGCTTTGACCTGCCCTATCTTCCGGTTTGCTCAGACTGGTCATGTGACAAGATTGGGGGGGTCTGGCACCAATGCAGGCATTACTGAGGAGCAAAACCATGAGATATTATCTATTAATGGTAATGCAAGCCATGACAACTTGGGAAGTGTCACTGAAGAATACCAGAACTGTTGGGATGATGCCATAGATAAGGAGTTCCCTGATTACATACCCTATGGCATCATACTCCACTTGCTGGGcttttttctgcctttttcCATAATTGCTTGGTGTTACTCTCATGTTGTTCTAACCATATTCAGAACTCTGCATTCACGACCCTCATCCCACAGaggccagagagagggaggacatgagagagtggagagaagagggagaacgAACTTGGCAATAGttggaagagaaagaagaggaagcaatGAATTGTCAAGGACAGTGGGAAGAGATGGAGGGGTTTCGATTTTTCTTGGTGCCCACTCCCCATATGCCAATCGCAGACGAAAATCTATCAAGACCATTATAACCATCACTCTCCTCTTTGCTCTTTGTTTCCTCCCCTTTCACGTCACCAAAACAATTTTCCTCCTGTTGAAAGTGACAAAGAAAGTGCCCTGTCACACCATGACCATGGTCTCCATGTGCTATAAGATTACAAGGCCTTTGGCTTCATTCAATGCATGGCTTAACGCCCTCCTTTACTTCCTAACTAAAGACAATGGGGGAGCTCACTGCTGCCAGACAGTAAACAGCAATGCCCAGCAACATGGCGGGCTTCTGTTACCACTGAAGATGatgagaaaaggagagaatgcagaggatagagagatggaagacGTAATGGACAATAAGGAGAATAAAGCATTCAACAGTCCGTCATACGTAAACAGGGCAAAAGTCACATATATAGTTGAATGA